A genomic window from Dermacentor silvarum isolate Dsil-2018 chromosome 9, BIME_Dsil_1.4, whole genome shotgun sequence includes:
- the LOC119464529 gene encoding zinc finger protein 600 isoform X7 — protein MRRHTERALETKRMLWEQLAVEDRQEQQLHKANAALRPRRGCYPPGPNHCTPLQFEYWDPVVAIACDEERLALQVLLGARGSQKTGLRVLAKLLRDCRVVCGKCASVGQHSEAEEQANSRDGVNAATVASGYGISHSSQVTRQNLADCCRHKSVAAVSSTTVVQEAAATQRDRREDVADKSTCCEEGTSKSTQAELFTLKVSRWAQSDDIEERYGASPQPELPQPNKAMPLVLSNSRRSDSGVQEEANVDDATEGYGRPSADTDAACSDERGSSLTVNAGSAAVPYSCRLCSLKFIELDALASHVLTCPWPEPFQCSLCSEMCMDWRATRRHLASHINKDAQKCPFCEQTLDRKSWTFMRHMQRQHVHVKAFMCNFCWATFVMKQDILTHSRRCRAKVDKYMRLTEKRNSPAHAHPYTYQCSICLDTFVNISVAACHMQVHMNEMQQDHMQVQMNEMQQDHMQVHMNEMQQDHMQVHMNEMQHNQAEEVIKKHPSDCREQRSVATESTRVLQGDASTQCDFRARIAIKSMLSAKGFSKATEAELYIPKVSVWTQSEDLEDCSNASSLLELPLLNEAMPQVPGNSSRTSSEMQEDAELGCVAGSDSVFKVTTDAPCSEGTEGSATVDAGPVVIAYACGLCPRKFQDLDSLASHVLTCPWPEPFQCSLCSESCANWIVTWNHLLASHISKAAEKCPFCEETLNGRNTSTANHMLRLHVGVKLFRCNLCRDTFYCKPYLLHHVRRCHEGGVPHECDWCASSFSDKRDLQAHVRRHLSAWPYKCHVCSATFVKRSDIASHLRGHKIEGQWFALQFLS, from the exons ATGAGGCGGCACACGGAACGCGCTCTGGAAACTAAGCGGATGCTCTGGGAGCAGCTGGCGGTCGAGGATAGACAAGAGCAGCAGCTGCACAAAGCCAACGCAGCGCTGAGACCCCGAAGAGGTTGCTACCCTCCGGGGCCCAATCACTGCACGCCGTTGCAGTTTGAGTATTGGGACCCCGTGGTCGCTATTGCCTGCGACGAAGAGCGCCTCGCCCTACAAGTGTTGCTTGGTGCCAGGGGCAGTCAAAAGACGGGCCTCCGCGTTTTAGCTAAGCTGCTGCGTGACTGTCGAGTAGTGTGTGGGAAATGCGCGTCCGTCGGCCAGCATTCCGAAGCCGAAGAGCAGGCAAACTCCCGGGACGGTGTCAACGCAGCGACCGTCGCGAGTGGATACGGCATCTCTCATAGCAGCCAG GTCACGAGGCAGAATCTTGCCGATTGCTGTAGGCACAAGTCAGTGGCTGCAGTATCATCCACCACAGTCGTGCAAGAGGCTGCTGCTACGCAACGCGACCGCAGGGAAGATGTTGCTGACAAGTCCACATGTTGTGAGGAGGGCACGTCCAAATCGACACAGGCCGAGTTATTCACCCTGAAGGTCTCCAGGTGGGCGCAGTCCGATGATATCGAAGAAAGGTACGGTGCCTCTCCACAGCCGGAACTGCCACAGCCAAACAAAG CAATGCCTTTAGTCCTGAGCAATTCAAGGAGAAGCGACAGTGGAGTCCAGGAAGAAGCAAATGTTGACGATGCCACAGAAGGTTACGGCAGACCCAGCGCGGACACTGATGCTGCTTGCAGTGACGAGAGAGGTAGCTCTCTCACCGTTAATGCAGGGTCAGCAGCCGTCCCCTATAGCTGCAGACTTTGCTCACTCAAGTTCATCGAGCTGGATGCCTTGGCCTCCCACGTACTGACGTGCCCGTGGCCAGAGCCATTCCAGTGCAGCCTGTGTTCGGAGATGTGTATGGACTGGCGTGCGACACGGCGTCACCTTGCTTCTCACATCAACAAAGACGCGCAAAAGTGCCCGTTTTGTGAGCAGACCCTCGATCGTAAGAGTTGGACCTTCATGAGGCACATGCAGCGGCAGCACGTGCATGTCAAGGCGTTCATGTGCAACTTCTGCTGGGCCACATTTGTCATGAAGCAGGACATTCTCACGCACAGCCGTCGGTGTCGTGCAAAGGTTGACAAGTACATGAGGCTGACCGAAAAACGCAACTCGCCGGCTCACGCTCATCCGTACACATACCAGTGCTCCATTTGTTTGGACACATTCGTGAACATCTCGGTGGCGGCATGTCACATGCAAGTTCACATGAACGAAATGCAGCAAGATCACATGCAAGTTCAGATGAACGAAATGCAGCAAGATCACATGCAAGTTCACATGAACGAAATGCAGCAAGATCACATGCAAGTTCACATGAACGAAATGCAGCACAATCAAGCAGAAGAG GTTATAAAGAAGCACCCCTCCGATTGCCGAGAGCAGCGGTCAGTGGCAACAGAATCCACCCGAGTCTTGCAAGGAGACGCATCTACACAGTGTGACTTCAGAGCACGCATCGCTATCAAGTCCATGTTGTCAGCCAAGGGCTTCTCTAAAGCAACAGAGGCCGAGTTGTACATTCCGAAAGTCTCTGTGTGGACGCAGTCCGAAGATCTGGAAGACTGCAGCAACGCTTCCTCATTGCTCGAACTGCCACTACTAAACGAag CAATGCCTCAAGTGCCGGGAAATTCAAGCAGGACCAGCAGTGAAATGCAGGAAGACGCAGAGCTTGGTTGTGTCGCAGGAAGTGACAGTGTATTCAAGGTGACAACGGACGCACCTTGCAGCGAAGGGACAGAAGGCTCTGCCACAGTCGATGCAGGGCCAGTAGTCATCGCCTATGCCTGTGGACTTTGCCCAAGAAAGTTCCAGGACCTGGATTCTTTGGCTTCCCACGTACTGACATGCCCATGGCCGGAGCCTTTCCAATGCAGCCTGTGTTCAGAGAGTTGTGCGAACTGGATTGTGACATGGAATCACCTCCTCGCTTCTCACATTAGCAAAGCCGCGGAAAAGTGCCCTTTTTGCGAGGAAACTCTTAATGGTAGGAACACTAGCACCGCGAACCACATGCTGCGGCTGCACGTGGGCGTAAAGCTGTTTAGGTGCAACTTGTGCAGGGACACCTTTTACTGCAAGCCGTACTTGCTCCATCACGTGCGTCGTTGCCACGAAGGTGGTGTCCCGCACGAGTGCGATTGGTGTGCGAGCTCGTTTTCTGACAAACGTGATTTGCAGGCCCACGTTCGCCGGCACCTGAGTGCGTGGCCGTACAAGTGTCACGTTTGCTCGGCCACATTTGTGAAGAGGTCGGACATTGCTAGTCACTTGCGTGGTCACAAAATCGAGGGGCAGTGGTTTGCCTTGCAATTTCTCTCATGA